TAGCCTCTTTATTTGAGAGTGAAAATTTGATCTCTATGCGTCTTGAAGCATCCTTGTCCTCGGCTCCGTCTTTAAAAACTAGCTCGTTGTAGCTTCGTCCGCTTGCAACAAGTAGCTTTCTAAGGCGAGTATCGTCACTAAATGAATTTATAAATTCCATCACAGCGTAAGCTCTTTTTTGTGAAAGCTCTAAGTTATAAATATAGCTTCCGTCGCTATCTGTAAAGCCTTCGATTATGATTTGATCGATGTTTGAGGAGATCTCTTTATCATTTAAAAGCACGTCAAAATACTTACTAAGCGTGGCCTTTAACTCCTCTTTGACCTCTTCTTTTAAGACTGCACTGCCTTTATCAAAAAGTACTGAGGAGCTAAGCTTTAACGCACCTGAGTTTGGATCGATCTCAATGCTTGAGCCTAGCCTATCCTTTAGGGCTGAGATTACTTTTACTCTGATGCCGGTTAAATTTTTCACTCTGTCACGAGTAACGTTTAGATCCCTTAAAAGCTCGTCATATCTAGCCTCTCTTTGGCTCACTTGCTCAAGCAAAAAGGCGATCTTGGCTAAATTTTTCTCACTGCTTTCATTTGCGTCACTAAGCGCTCTATCTTTTGATGAAATTTCATCATTTAGCACGATCATCTTTTGATTTAGATCAAAAATGCTAGCATTTAGCTCTTTTATGCTCGTATTTGCGTCCTTGTTTTCCTCTATGAGCTGGGCTAGTTTTTCTTTTAGAGCGTCTATTTGGATAACAAAAATTTCATTTGATTTTTTCAAATTTATATTTTCGTCGCTTATCTTTGAAAGCTCGCTTTTTAGGGCGTCGTTTAGCTCTTCAAGGGTAAAATTCTTACCCTGAGCGTCTTTTAAATTTGCTAAAGCTGCGATGATAGCTTGCTCTTTATTTTCAAGGGTGTTTTGAGTTAGGACGTATTTTACGACGACAGCACCGATAAGTAGCATAAAAACAAAGAGCAGACCAGCCATCAAGTCCGCGTACGAAACCCAAAAGCTTGATTGATCTTCGTTATTTTTGTTTATTTTCATTGCACTAGATTTTCGATTTTTTCTATTACAGAATTTGCTTCTTTGTCGATCTCGTCTATGTTTTTCTTAAGCTCAGCGATCAAGCTCTCACGCTCTTTTTCACGCTCCAAGCTCCTACCCTCTTGCTCATAAGCTACCTTAAATATCGTCGCACTCTCTATAAGTGAGGCTCTAAATTCCTTTAGTGCGTCGTTTTGCTCTTTCATGAGCGAGTAAGAAAACTCTCTTAAAACCTTGTCAAAACTTTTGATAGCCTGCTCAAGTTTAAGCTGACTCTCTTTTGTAGCGTTTAAATTTCTGCTAAAAATTTCGCTAAGCTTTGCATGCTCGGTTAAAATTTTAACCTCCATATCTTTAAAGGCATTAGAAAACGCGCTTACTGCCTTTAGCATATCAGAGTGGATTTTTACAAATTCATCTTGTTTTAGGCTAGCTTCATTTAGCATTTTAAGGTTTGTGCTAAGCTCAGCCTTGCTTTGATTTATGATATTTTTCTCGACCTCGCAAAGCTCTTTTAGTCTGTCAAATTTTTCATTTACCTGATCATTTAAATTTCTTAAAAGTTTATCGTCAAGCACCATTTTAAAGGCGTCATGACTATCTTTAAAGTAGCCTACACTTGCTTTCATGAAATTTGCATTTAACTCATTTTCCTGCCAGAAAAACTCACGACTAAGCTCTTTTTGCTCACTGTAAAATTTCTCAAATTTACTAACGCCTATCTTTTCAAAAAACATCCACCAAAGCGCTAAAAATATACCATAGATCGATACATAAAACGCCGTAGCTACGCCGTTTAGCAGTATAGCGATCTCTTTTTCAAGGCCGTTTGCAGTGCTTGAGCTAAAGCTTGGCATAGAGATAGCGATACTGATAAATGTGCCTAAAATTCCAAGCATAGGAAAGACTGCTTGGCCGATGTTTGCTAGGTTGTCATTTCTAAAATTTCTTGTATAGCTCTCAAAAAAATCTTCAAATTTAGCGTTTGCCTTTTTGACGCCTGAAATTTCAAAAAGATGAGCGATGATAAATTCTTTTAGCCTTATCTTGTAGTCTTTGGCATTTGCCAAGAAATTTGAGTAAGCGACCAAAGCGCTGTGACGAGAAAATATAAAAGCGACAAAGAGTATAACACCCATCATCACGATGGTGTGAAGCTTCATCTGAAAATTTATAACGCCAAGATACGCAAGTATTGCCAAGATGTAGATAGCTAAAGGGATAAAGATAACTTTAAAAAAGACAAAGAAAGAGTGAGCTTGGCGCTCTTTTGGTACGCTTAGCTCACTAAAATCATTTTGGTTTTGCATAGGATTAGTTCCTATTTAGGCAGTTTAAGTCGCTAAAAGCAGTCTGAAGACGCTTAACCATGCTCTCCTCGCCACTTCTTAGCCATTTCCTTGGGTCGTAGTATTTTTTATTTGGCTTATCATCGCCCTCTGGATTGCCGATCTGACCTTGTAAGTATGCTCTATTTTTAGCCTCATACTCACGCACGCCGTCCCAGAAAGCCCACTGAGTATCGGTGTCAATGTTCATCTTGATAACACCGTAGCTTACAGCATTTTTGATATCTTTTAGCTCGCTGCCACTACCGCCATGAAATACAAAATTTACTGGCTTGTCGCTTTTTGTATTAAATTTCTTTGCCACATAGGCTTGTGAGTTTTTAAGAATTTCTGGTCTTAGCACGACATTACCTGGTTTATAAACGCCGTGGACATTACCAAAACTAGCTGCAATGCTAAATTTATCGCTTATCTTGCTTAGTCTTTCATAGGCAAGTGCGACATCCTCTGGCTGAGTGTAAAGAAGCGCATTATCAACGCTTGTATTATCTACGCCATCTTCTTCGCCACCAGTGACGCCAAGCTCGATCTCAAGGCTGATGCCAAGCTCGCTAAGCTCTTTTAGATACTTCTCGCATGTACTTAAATTTTCATTAAGACTCTCTTCACTAAGGTCGAGCATGTGAGAGCTAAAGAGTGGTACGCCGTGAGTTTTTTTATACTCATGACTTGCTTTTACTAGCTCATCTATCCAAGGCAAAAGCTTTCTAGCAGCGTGGTCTGTGTGCAAAATGACTGGCACGCCATAAGCCTTGGCTAGTAAATGAACATGCTTTGCTCCAGCGATCGCACCAAGAACGGCTGCATTTTCGCAGGCTTTACCAGCGTAAAAACCTGCACCGCCATTACTAAACTGAACGATAACAGGCGAGTTAGCAACCTTTGCCGCTTCTAAAACAGCATTTACTGAGTCGCTACCTACGACATTTACAGCAGGTATTGCAAAACCTTGCTCTTTGGCATAAGCATAAAGTTTTGTTACATCATCTCCGCTTAAAACACCAGGTTTTACGATATCTAAAACGCCCATTTTATCCTCCAAATTTTACTTATATTCTATCTTTGCTTTTTGGCGTAGAGCTTCACTTTTTTGTCTAACAGCAGCTTGGAATTTCTCCATTTTTACAGCTTGCTCAATCTCTGGTTTTGCCTGCTCAAAGCTTACAGTGCCAGCAGCTTTGCCATCTTCTTTTAAGATAACATGGTATCCAAACTGAGTCTTAACTGGTTTTGTTGAAACTGTGCCATTTGCCATTGAAAATGCTGCATCTGCAAAAGGTTTTACCATTTGGCTTTGACCAAACCAGCCAAGCTCGCCGCCGTGTGCTGCTGAGCCTTTGTCGATTGATTTTTGGCTTGCTAACTCTGCAAATTTCTTTGTTAATGCCTCGCCTTTTAAATTTTTAAGTTGAGCGATGATGTCATTTGCTGTTTTTTCATCTTCAACTAAGATATGTCTCGCTCTTGCTTGAGCTGGTTGGTTCATGCTAGCTTTGTTTTTGTTGTAAAAATCTTTTAGTTCGTTATCACTTACTTTTATACCGTCAAAAAGCTTTCTCATATAAAGCTCAACCGCGATGCCTTCTTGCGCTGCTTTTACAGCTTTGATGTACTCTACATCTTTTTCGATACCGCTAGACTTAGCATCTTTTAAAAGAAGTTTTCTATTTATTAGATCGTCGATTATACGTTTTTTCTCATTTGGTTGAAGCTTGCTAGCGTCAAATCCTGGCATAGCTGCTGATAAAAGGCTTGAAATATCGCTATCACTTATAGCATCACCATCAACTGTTGCAACTACTGCTGCATTTAGAGTAACAGCTGCCGCTAAACTTAAAACTGCTGGAAACAAAAATTTTTTCATATAAATCCTTTAAAAAAATTGATTTTATGGGCAGGATTATATCAAATAAAGCGATAACTTTTCATTTAACTTAAGAAAATAAGGTAAAATACGAAAATGAGAACAAAAAAAAATATTTTAGAGATAAAAAGAAGGCTCCTAGAAGAGTTTAAAGACGCCAAAAGCGAGCTTAAATTTAGAAATTTATATGAGCTACTTGTCTGCGTCATGCTCTCAGCCCAGTGTACTGATAAAAGAGTAAATTTAATAACTCCAGCCTTATTTGAAGCGTATAAAGACGTCTATGAGCTAGCTAGCGCAAATTTAGCAAGTCTAAAACTCATGATAAACTCGTGCAGCTTTTTTAATAACAAGGCGGTAAATTTAATCAAAATGGCAAACAGCGTGGTTGAGCTTTATAATGGAGAAATCCCGCTTGATGAAGAGAAGCTAAAAGCGCTTGCTGGAGTTGGACAAAAGACCGCCCATGTCGTGCTTTTAGAAGCTACAAATGCAAATGTTATGGCTGTTGATACGCACGTTTTTAGAGTAGCGCATAGACTTGATCTTAGCCATGCAAAAACGCCAGAAGCCACTGAAGCTGATCTTAGCCATGCCTTTAAAACAGATCTTGGCAAGCTTCATCAAGCCATGGTGCTCTTTGGACGTTACACCTGTAAAGCCAAAAAACCGCTTTGCCATGAGTGTATTTTAAATGATCTTTGTAACAGCAAGGACAAGATTATTTAATTTTTTCAAGCTTTGCTAGAAAATTTTTAGCATCTATAAAGCCGATAGTTCTAAGAAATTTTAGCTCGTTGCCACCATTAAATAGTAAGAGCGCAGGCGGATCAATAAGCCCAAAATTTCTTAGCATCTCATCATTTTGTGATCCACCATTTGTTACATCGATACGAATAAGTGCAAAATTTGCCAAAGCATTCATAACGTCAATATCTTTAAAAGTGATCTTTTCTATCTCTTTGCAGCTTACACACCAATCAGCATAAAAATCTACTAAAACGGGTTTGGTTGAGTTTTTTATTATCTCATTTAGTTCATCTAAATTTTTAACGGAATTAAATTTTAACGCACTATCACTTTTTACCAAATTTAGTCCAGAAAGCGGAGAAAAAGCCTCCTTTGAGCCTAAAAATGAACCAACTATTAGCATAACTGAATATATAAAAACTAGGATAAAAAACGCTTTTTTAAACTTAGTCCAGCTTTGCTCTGCTACTTCAAATGCCCCAAAATAAACTGCCATAAAAACACCTATAATGCCATATCCTAATAGCTCAAAAAATTCTCCGAGCACACGCGAAAGGATCCAAATCGCCATTATGAGCATTAAAAAACCAAAGAATTTTTTCACTTCGTCCATCCAACTACCAGGTTTTGGCAAGAGCTTTCCAGAGCTTAGCCCGATAATAAGTAGCGGCACGCCCATGCCAAGCCCCATGACAAAAAGCATAATGCCACCATAAAAGATATTTCCACTTTGGGCAATATAAAGAAGTGCGCCAGCTAATGGTGCTGCTACACAAGGCGATACGATGAGAGCTGAGGCAAAGCCCATAATAAAAATTCCAACATAGCCTGAACTATTTTGCGATTTTTTACTTATCAAATTTTCAAATTTTGCTGGCAATTTTATATCATAAAATCCAAACATACTAAAGCTTAAAATGACAAAAATGGCCGCAAAAGTGCCAAGTACATAGATATTTTGCAAAGCTCCTGCGATACCAAAGCCAAGTAGGCTAGCTGCCACTCCAGCTAGTGCGTAAGCTAGGCTCATCGCGACAACATAGATAAATGATAGTAAAAAGCCTTTTTTTGCATTTAAATTAGCACCTTTTGAGACGATTATGCTTGAAAGTATCGGTATCATCGGGAAGACGCAAGGTGTTAGTGAAAGCAAGAGACCATAACCAAAAAAAGTAAGAAGTGAGATAAAAAAATTTTTATCTCCAAGCCCATTTGCAATATCTTGCTCGCTAGAAAATTCTTCAGCAAGAATGTCGGTATCGTTTTTTTGCTCTTTTTTAAAAGTGGCGATGCTAAATTTTCCAGCTTGGTCAGTTATCTCATAAATTTTACTTTGCGGACGATAGCAAATGCCGTTTTTAGCACAGCCTTGATAGTTAATGTCAAGTATTGCTTTGCCATTTGAAAGATTTTCTTTTACTAAATTTAATGGGATAAAAATCGAAAAATCTTTTGGATAAATTTCATATTCTCCCGTATTTTCACTACTTGGCAAATTTAATAGCTCATTTATCTTTTTGCCAGCTAGCTTAATCTCAAAACTCTCTTTATAAAGATAGATATTTTCACCAAAGTTAAACTTCACTTCAACATTTTGACTATCAACGCTTGGGGTTAAAACAAAGGCTTTGCTAACATCTAAAACCTCGGCAAAAAGCGAGCCTGCAAATAAAATAATCGAAAAAAGAAATTTTAAAAACATACTAATCCTTACTAAATTAAAAAAGATGATTTTAGTCTAAATTCTTAAATT
The DNA window shown above is from Campylobacter concisus and carries:
- the fbaA gene encoding class II fructose-bisphosphate aldolase, yielding MGVLDIVKPGVLSGDDVTKLYAYAKEQGFAIPAVNVVGSDSVNAVLEAAKVANSPVIVQFSNGGAGFYAGKACENAAVLGAIAGAKHVHLLAKAYGVPVILHTDHAARKLLPWIDELVKASHEYKKTHGVPLFSSHMLDLSEESLNENLSTCEKYLKELSELGISLEIELGVTGGEEDGVDNTSVDNALLYTQPEDVALAYERLSKISDKFSIAASFGNVHGVYKPGNVVLRPEILKNSQAYVAKKFNTKSDKPVNFVFHGGSGSELKDIKNAVSYGVIKMNIDTDTQWAFWDGVREYEAKNRAYLQGQIGNPEGDDKPNKKYYDPRKWLRSGEESMVKRLQTAFSDLNCLNRN
- a CDS encoding OmpA family protein, which gives rise to MKINKNNEDQSSFWVSYADLMAGLLFVFMLLIGAVVVKYVLTQNTLENKEQAIIAALANLKDAQGKNFTLEELNDALKSELSKISDENINLKKSNEIFVIQIDALKEKLAQLIEENKDANTSIKELNASIFDLNQKMIVLNDEISSKDRALSDANESSEKNLAKIAFLLEQVSQREARYDELLRDLNVTRDRVKNLTGIRVKVISALKDRLGSSIEIDPNSGALKLSSSVLFDKGSAVLKEEVKEELKATLSKYFDVLLNDKEISSNIDQIIIEGFTDSDGSYIYNLELSQKRAYAVMEFINSFSDDTRLRKLLVASGRSYNELVFKDGAEDKDASRRIEIKFSLSNKEAINEIEKFLEFKGD
- the nth gene encoding endonuclease III; its protein translation is MRTKKNILEIKRRLLEEFKDAKSELKFRNLYELLVCVMLSAQCTDKRVNLITPALFEAYKDVYELASANLASLKLMINSCSFFNNKAVNLIKMANSVVELYNGEIPLDEEKLKALAGVGQKTAHVVLLEATNANVMAVDTHVFRVAHRLDLSHAKTPEATEADLSHAFKTDLGKLHQAMVLFGRYTCKAKKPLCHECILNDLCNSKDKII
- a CDS encoding MotA/TolQ/ExbB proton channel family protein; amino-acid sequence: MQNQNDFSELSVPKERQAHSFFVFFKVIFIPLAIYILAILAYLGVINFQMKLHTIVMMGVILFVAFIFSRHSALVAYSNFLANAKDYKIRLKEFIIAHLFEISGVKKANAKFEDFFESYTRNFRNDNLANIGQAVFPMLGILGTFISIAISMPSFSSSTANGLEKEIAILLNGVATAFYVSIYGIFLALWWMFFEKIGVSKFEKFYSEQKELSREFFWQENELNANFMKASVGYFKDSHDAFKMVLDDKLLRNLNDQVNEKFDRLKELCEVEKNIINQSKAELSTNLKMLNEASLKQDEFVKIHSDMLKAVSAFSNAFKDMEVKILTEHAKLSEIFSRNLNATKESQLKLEQAIKSFDKVLREFSYSLMKEQNDALKEFRASLIESATIFKVAYEQEGRSLEREKERESLIAELKKNIDEIDKEANSVIEKIENLVQ
- a CDS encoding peptidylprolyl isomerase, translating into MKKFLFPAVLSLAAAVTLNAAVVATVDGDAISDSDISSLLSAAMPGFDASKLQPNEKKRIIDDLINRKLLLKDAKSSGIEKDVEYIKAVKAAQEGIAVELYMRKLFDGIKVSDNELKDFYNKNKASMNQPAQARARHILVEDEKTANDIIAQLKNLKGEALTKKFAELASQKSIDKGSAAHGGELGWFGQSQMVKPFADAAFSMANGTVSTKPVKTQFGYHVILKEDGKAAGTVSFEQAKPEIEQAVKMEKFQAAVRQKSEALRQKAKIEYK
- the dsbD gene encoding protein-disulfide reductase DsbD; the protein is MFLKFLFSIILFAGSLFAEVLDVSKAFVLTPSVDSQNVEVKFNFGENIYLYKESFEIKLAGKKINELLNLPSSENTGEYEIYPKDFSIFIPLNLVKENLSNGKAILDINYQGCAKNGICYRPQSKIYEITDQAGKFSIATFKKEQKNDTDILAEEFSSEQDIANGLGDKNFFISLLTFFGYGLLLSLTPCVFPMIPILSSIIVSKGANLNAKKGFLLSFIYVVAMSLAYALAGVAASLLGFGIAGALQNIYVLGTFAAIFVILSFSMFGFYDIKLPAKFENLISKKSQNSSGYVGIFIMGFASALIVSPCVAAPLAGALLYIAQSGNIFYGGIMLFVMGLGMGVPLLIIGLSSGKLLPKPGSWMDEVKKFFGFLMLIMAIWILSRVLGEFFELLGYGIIGVFMAVYFGAFEVAEQSWTKFKKAFFILVFIYSVMLIVGSFLGSKEAFSPLSGLNLVKSDSALKFNSVKNLDELNEIIKNSTKPVLVDFYADWCVSCKEIEKITFKDIDVMNALANFALIRIDVTNGGSQNDEMLRNFGLIDPPALLLFNGGNELKFLRTIGFIDAKNFLAKLEKIK